GCTTTATAACTAATTAATGAAAATTAAGTTAATAAGTTATTTAAAGCTAAGAACTAACGTTAATAGATAAAAATTTGAATTGATATGGAGTGATAATATTATGGCTACTGTAATCAGCGTCTTAAATAATAAAGGTGGGGTTGGGAAATCTACTTCAACTTATAACCTTGGATATGAACTAAGCAGATTAAACAAGAAAACATTAATTATTGATTTGGATCCTCAAAGTTCTTTAAGTGTTTATGTTGGATTAAATCCACTTGAAAAATACGCAAGTATAGAAAATGTATTTAGAGGAGATATGGATATAGATGAAGTTATTGTTCCAACTGGAACTACTAACTTATTTATGATTCCAAGCTGCATAGAATTCTCAACTGTAGAAATGTACCTTATGGGCGTAATGGGAAGAGAAAACGTACTTAAAAAGGCTCTTGAAAAAGTACAAGAAAACTTTGATTTTATATTAATAGATAACAGTCCTTCTCTTGGAAATACAACTATAAATTCATTATTTGCAAGTGATTATGCCCTTGCACCAGTTGATGCGTCTTATCTTTCAGTAAGAGCACTTGAAATCTTAGAACAAACTGTGAAACAAGTTCAAGAATATAATAAGGATCTAAATGATATTAAAGTTTTAATCACAATGTATGATAGCCGTGCAAAGCATGGGAAAGAAGTTGTTGAAATGCTTGAAGAAAAATATTATGTATTCCCTAGCTATGTAAAAACAAGTACTAAATTCAAAGATGCTGTTATGCAGTTTAAAAGCATAAGTCAATATGCTGGAGAAAAATTCGATGGTTCAATAGCATATAAAAATGTTGCAAAGGAGATAAGCAAATGGCAAGTAAGAAAGAACAAGTAAAACCAATTTCAGCCAGACCACTTCCAAATAAAACTGTAACAAACTCCGATACAAATAATGTTACAAACTTAGTTACCAGCTTTATCGAAACTGAGGTAACAAAAAAAGTAACAAAAAAGAGAACAGCACCTGTTACAGTTACAAAGAACCTAATCATAGGTAAAAAAAAGATAACAGCTCACTTTACAGGCAATAAAACTGTAAGGCCTAATTACAATTTATCAGAAGAAACAGTTCAAAAAATAGAAGAAATTAGCGAGTTATTAGGCTATAAAAAAGCTGAATTTTTAGATATATATTTAAATGGAACCTTACCCAAATTAATTGAAACCTTGAAAAAAGAAAAGAAATAAAAATGCCCCAGAGGTAGTGTAAATTAATAACTCTCTCTGGGGTATTTTTCTATCTATTTATTTTTTATGTATACATTTTTATT
This genomic stretch from Clostridium saccharoperbutylacetonicum N1-4(HMT) harbors:
- a CDS encoding ParA family protein; translation: MATVISVLNNKGGVGKSTSTYNLGYELSRLNKKTLIIDLDPQSSLSVYVGLNPLEKYASIENVFRGDMDIDEVIVPTGTTNLFMIPSCIEFSTVEMYLMGVMGRENVLKKALEKVQENFDFILIDNSPSLGNTTINSLFASDYALAPVDASYLSVRALEILEQTVKQVQEYNKDLNDIKVLITMYDSRAKHGKEVVEMLEEKYYVFPSYVKTSTKFKDAVMQFKSISQYAGEKFDGSIAYKNVAKEISKWQVRKNK